The following are encoded together in the Myxococcus xanthus genome:
- a CDS encoding NAD-dependent epimerase/dehydratase family protein produces the protein MKVLVTGGAGFIGSHVCDEFLRGGHDVIALDDLSGGKRENLDPRVRLAVHDIRSREASELIKSEKPDVLCHLAAQMDVRRSVDDPSFDADVNIRGMLNLLEAARVSGVKKVIFSSTGGAIYGEQDVFPAPESHPTRPISPYGVSKASGELYLGYYRAQYGLPYVALRYANVYGPRQNPHGEAGVVAIFSQRLIAGQGCTIFGEGKQTRDFVFGPDVARANRLAFENDYVGAINIGTGVETDINRLYALLAEAAGSSVSVAHAPGKPGEQMRSCVDNALARKVLGWEPSVDVREGLRRTLEYFRQKAGAPARAHG, from the coding sequence GTGAAGGTCCTGGTGACAGGTGGCGCGGGCTTCATTGGCTCGCATGTGTGCGATGAGTTCCTGCGCGGTGGTCACGACGTCATCGCGTTGGATGACCTGTCCGGCGGCAAGCGGGAGAACCTGGACCCGCGTGTGCGCCTGGCGGTCCACGACATCCGCAGCCGCGAGGCGTCGGAGCTCATCAAGTCCGAGAAGCCCGACGTGCTCTGCCACCTGGCGGCGCAGATGGACGTGCGCCGCAGCGTGGACGACCCGAGCTTCGACGCGGACGTGAACATCCGCGGCATGCTCAACCTGCTGGAGGCCGCCCGCGTCTCCGGGGTGAAGAAGGTCATCTTCAGCTCCACCGGCGGCGCCATCTACGGCGAGCAGGACGTGTTCCCCGCGCCGGAGAGTCACCCCACGCGGCCCATTTCTCCGTACGGTGTCTCCAAGGCGTCCGGTGAGCTGTACCTGGGCTACTACCGGGCGCAGTACGGCCTGCCCTACGTGGCCCTCCGCTACGCCAACGTCTACGGCCCGCGGCAGAACCCGCACGGTGAGGCGGGTGTGGTGGCCATCTTCAGCCAGCGGCTGATCGCCGGTCAGGGCTGCACCATCTTCGGCGAGGGCAAGCAGACCCGCGACTTCGTCTTTGGTCCGGACGTGGCGCGCGCCAACCGGCTCGCCTTCGAGAACGACTACGTGGGCGCCATCAACATCGGCACGGGCGTGGAGACGGACATCAACCGCCTCTACGCGCTGCTGGCCGAGGCGGCGGGCTCCAGCGTCTCCGTCGCCCACGCGCCCGGCAAGCCGGGGGAGCAGATGCGCTCCTGCGTGGACAACGCGCTGGCCAGGAAGGTGCTTGGCTGGGAGCCGAGCGTCGACGTGCGCGAGGGCCTGCGCCGCACGCTTGAGTACTTCCGTCAGAAGGCCGGCGCGCCCGCTCGCGCGCACGGCTGA
- a CDS encoding aspartate carbamoyltransferase catalytic subunit has product MRHLLGIEGWRRDELESLLDRAKAHLPGGPDTTHLLRGKVVANLFFEDSTRTRTSFHMAAKGLGASVLNWTHTGSSVSKGETLLDTARNIEATGPVAIVMRHRSSGAPHLVAKHVKCAVINAGDGTHEHPSQALLDAFTLRQRWGSLDGRTVLIVGDVLHSRVARSNLHCLKALGAQVVMCGPPTLLPPGLESLGAEVTHNLDAALPRADAVMCLRVQLERQEQAFLPSTREYARLFGLNAAREERMKAGAVVMHPGPINRGVELAPAVADGARSVILEQVSNGVAVRRAILEVCTA; this is encoded by the coding sequence ATGAGACACCTGCTTGGAATCGAAGGCTGGCGCCGGGACGAGCTGGAGTCACTGCTCGACCGGGCGAAGGCACACCTCCCCGGCGGTCCCGACACCACCCACCTGCTTCGCGGCAAGGTGGTGGCGAATCTCTTCTTCGAGGACTCCACCCGGACCCGAACGTCGTTCCACATGGCAGCGAAGGGTCTGGGGGCCAGTGTGCTCAACTGGACTCACACCGGCTCCTCGGTGTCCAAGGGTGAGACGCTGCTGGACACCGCCCGCAACATCGAAGCGACGGGGCCGGTGGCCATCGTCATGCGTCATCGCTCGTCTGGAGCGCCGCACCTGGTGGCGAAGCACGTGAAGTGCGCCGTCATCAACGCGGGTGATGGCACGCACGAGCACCCCTCCCAGGCGCTGCTGGACGCCTTCACGCTGCGCCAGCGCTGGGGCTCGCTGGACGGGCGCACGGTGCTCATCGTGGGCGACGTGCTGCACAGCCGCGTGGCCCGCTCCAACCTGCACTGCCTCAAGGCGCTGGGCGCCCAGGTGGTGATGTGTGGCCCGCCCACGCTGCTTCCGCCGGGGCTGGAGTCGCTGGGCGCGGAGGTGACGCACAACCTGGATGCTGCGCTCCCTCGCGCGGACGCGGTGATGTGCCTGCGCGTCCAACTGGAGCGGCAGGAGCAGGCGTTCCTGCCGTCCACGCGTGAATATGCACGGCTGTTCGGCCTCAACGCGGCCCGCGAAGAGCGGATGAAGGCGGGCGCGGTGGTGATGCATCCGGGCCCCATCAACCGGGGCGTGGAGCTGGCGCCGGCGGTGGCGGATGGCGCCCGCAGCGTCATCCTCGAGCAGGTGTCCAACGGCGTCGCCGTGCGGCGGGCCATCCTGGAGGTGTGTACGGCATGA
- a CDS encoding bifunctional nuclease family protein encodes MFPAFTPPVALAALGKAQGQPCITEGEDDPKACSELVELEVQDVVPLEEAQAHAVVLATKDKGIVLPVFVDEASAISIAFRLAERQPPQPLAQDLLDDVVTELGAKVTEVRIDDLRDNVYSGRVFLEQGKKKMTLDARPSDSIAMALTSHARIRVTRKVLTLAGITREEIEGLQQEGPGVGGSGPLDAPGFPAPGAPSEPPIDMDMEGLPPGHSMPKTPLGTGKEIEL; translated from the coding sequence ATGTTTCCCGCGTTCACTCCACCCGTAGCGCTGGCGGCCCTGGGAAAGGCTCAGGGTCAGCCCTGCATCACCGAAGGTGAAGACGACCCCAAGGCCTGCTCCGAGCTCGTCGAGCTCGAGGTGCAGGATGTCGTCCCGCTGGAGGAGGCCCAGGCCCACGCCGTGGTCCTGGCCACCAAGGACAAGGGCATCGTCCTCCCGGTCTTCGTGGACGAGGCCTCGGCCATCTCCATCGCCTTCCGGCTGGCGGAGCGCCAGCCACCCCAGCCGCTCGCACAGGACCTCCTGGACGACGTGGTGACGGAGCTGGGCGCCAAGGTGACGGAGGTCCGCATCGACGACCTGCGTGACAACGTCTACTCGGGCCGCGTCTTCCTGGAACAGGGCAAGAAGAAGATGACGCTGGACGCCCGGCCGTCAGACTCCATCGCCATGGCGCTCACCAGCCATGCCCGCATCCGCGTCACCCGCAAGGTACTGACGCTGGCCGGCATCACCCGCGAGGAGATCGAGGGCCTCCAGCAGGAAGGCCCCGGCGTGGGCGGCAGCGGGCCGCTGGACGCGCCCGGCTTCCCTGCCCCGGGCGCCCCGAGCGAGCCGCCCATCGACATGGACATGGAGGGCCTGCCGCCGGGCCACTCGATGCCCAAGACGCCGCTGGGCACGGGCAAGGAAATCGAGCTCTAG
- the carA gene encoding glutamine-hydrolyzing carbamoyl-phosphate synthase small subunit, protein MTKRAVLALADGTTFEGRAFGAVGETVGEVVFNTTMYGYQEVLTDPSYVGQIVTMSYPEIGNVGANPEDEEGSRVHAVGMVVRALSEQPSNWRAKESLDAYLKRNGVAGIEGIDTRRLVRHLRTHGAQMGVISSEGLSPLALVERARSARGMEGLDLATGVSTKEAYTFTQPSPDVFTGLGEVRVPAEPRFDVVAYDYGLKKSMLHFLVDVGCRVTVVPANTSAEEVLARKPNGVFLANGPGDPAAVKGADRTVAALLGKVPVFGICLGHQIMALALGGRTYKMKFGHRGGNQPVKDLTTGKVEITAQNHGFAVDDASLKGLAVVTHINLNDGTVEGLAVPDARAFSVQYHPEASPGPHDARYLFDRFAKLMAG, encoded by the coding sequence ATGACGAAGCGGGCAGTGCTCGCCCTGGCGGATGGCACCACGTTCGAAGGCCGTGCGTTTGGCGCGGTGGGCGAAACGGTGGGTGAAGTGGTGTTCAACACGACCATGTACGGTTACCAGGAGGTCCTCACGGACCCCTCGTACGTGGGCCAGATTGTCACCATGTCGTACCCGGAGATTGGCAACGTCGGCGCCAACCCGGAGGACGAGGAGGGCTCCCGGGTGCACGCGGTGGGCATGGTGGTGCGCGCCCTCAGCGAGCAGCCGTCCAACTGGCGCGCGAAGGAGTCGCTGGACGCGTACCTGAAGCGCAACGGCGTCGCCGGCATCGAGGGCATCGACACCCGCCGCCTGGTGCGCCACCTGCGCACGCATGGCGCGCAGATGGGCGTCATCTCCAGCGAGGGCCTGTCCCCCCTGGCCCTGGTGGAGCGTGCCCGCTCCGCGCGCGGCATGGAGGGCCTGGACCTGGCCACGGGCGTGTCCACGAAGGAGGCCTACACCTTCACCCAGCCCTCGCCGGACGTCTTCACCGGCTTGGGAGAGGTGCGGGTGCCGGCCGAGCCCCGCTTCGACGTGGTGGCCTATGACTACGGTCTGAAGAAGTCGATGCTGCACTTCCTGGTGGATGTGGGCTGCCGCGTGACGGTGGTGCCGGCCAACACCTCGGCGGAAGAGGTGCTGGCGCGCAAGCCGAACGGCGTCTTCCTGGCCAACGGCCCTGGAGATCCGGCGGCGGTGAAGGGCGCGGACCGCACCGTGGCGGCGCTGCTGGGCAAGGTGCCGGTGTTCGGCATCTGCCTGGGGCATCAAATCATGGCGCTGGCCCTGGGCGGCCGGACGTACAAGATGAAGTTTGGCCACCGGGGCGGAAACCAGCCGGTGAAGGACCTCACGACGGGCAAGGTGGAAATCACCGCGCAGAACCACGGCTTCGCCGTGGATGACGCCAGCCTCAAGGGCCTGGCCGTCGTAACGCACATCAACCTCAACGACGGCACGGTGGAGGGCCTGGCCGTCCCGGACGCGCGGGCCTTCAGCGTGCAGTACCACCCCGAGGCCTCGCCCGGCCCCCATGACGCGCGCTATCTCTTCGACAGGTTCGCGAAGCTGATGGCGGGGTAG
- a CDS encoding dihydroorotase: MSSTVLFRRGRVIDPRNGVDGVRDVLVRDGKVVEVSVTLLPVPSSAEVVDATGKWVLPGFIDLHVHLREPGEEGKETVLTGCRAAVAGGFTAVVAMPNTKVVNDNAMVTELVLNRARAAGLCHVYPAGAITKGLKGEELAEMGELVSAGCVAITDDGRPVMNASLMRRTLQYATQFDVPVMVHEEDLTLSAGGAMHEGTTSTRLGLRGIPASAEVAMVARDLVLLEETKGRLHVAHVSCEGSVRLIREAKRSGLRVTCEVAPHHFILDDRAVGDYDTHAKMAPPLRADTDVQALREALVDGTVDAIATDHAPHGVLDKQVEFEKGINGIVGLETALGLTLELVHAGVLTANRAVELLTHGPAKAFGLPGGHLAPGAPADVTVVDPDAEWTVDAHQFHSRSRNTPFHGRKQKGRVIQTWVAGHKVFDKGQVGQSKESR, from the coding sequence ATGAGCTCCACGGTGCTCTTCAGGCGGGGGCGTGTCATCGACCCTCGCAACGGGGTGGACGGCGTCCGCGACGTGCTGGTCCGCGACGGCAAGGTGGTGGAGGTGTCGGTGACCCTGCTGCCAGTGCCCTCCAGCGCCGAGGTGGTGGATGCCACCGGCAAGTGGGTGCTGCCGGGCTTCATCGACCTGCACGTCCACCTGCGCGAGCCGGGCGAGGAGGGCAAGGAGACGGTCCTCACCGGCTGCCGCGCCGCCGTGGCGGGTGGTTTCACCGCCGTGGTGGCCATGCCCAACACCAAGGTGGTCAACGACAACGCCATGGTGACGGAGCTGGTGCTGAACCGCGCCCGCGCCGCGGGCCTGTGTCATGTCTATCCCGCCGGGGCCATCACCAAGGGCCTCAAGGGCGAGGAGCTGGCGGAGATGGGCGAGCTGGTGTCCGCCGGCTGCGTGGCCATCACCGATGACGGCCGCCCGGTGATGAACGCGTCGCTGATGCGGCGCACGCTCCAATACGCCACCCAGTTCGACGTGCCCGTCATGGTCCACGAGGAGGACCTGACGCTGTCCGCGGGCGGGGCCATGCATGAAGGCACCACGTCCACGCGGCTGGGCCTGCGCGGCATCCCCGCTTCCGCGGAGGTGGCCATGGTGGCGCGAGACCTGGTGCTGCTGGAGGAGACGAAGGGCCGGCTGCACGTGGCGCACGTGTCCTGCGAGGGCAGCGTGCGGCTCATCCGCGAGGCCAAGCGCAGCGGTCTGCGCGTCACCTGCGAGGTGGCGCCACACCACTTCATCCTGGATGACCGCGCGGTGGGGGACTATGACACCCACGCGAAGATGGCCCCGCCGCTGCGCGCGGACACCGATGTGCAGGCCCTGCGCGAGGCGCTGGTGGACGGGACGGTGGACGCCATCGCCACGGACCATGCGCCGCACGGGGTGTTGGACAAGCAGGTGGAGTTCGAGAAGGGCATCAACGGCATCGTGGGGCTGGAGACGGCCCTGGGGCTGACGCTGGAGCTGGTGCATGCGGGCGTGCTCACCGCGAACCGCGCGGTGGAGCTGCTGACGCACGGGCCCGCGAAGGCGTTCGGCCTGCCGGGCGGTCACCTGGCGCCTGGGGCGCCAGCGGACGTCACGGTGGTGGATCCGGACGCGGAGTGGACGGTGGACGCCCACCAGTTCCATTCCCGCAGCCGGAATACACCGTTCCATGGCCGGAAGCAGAAGGGTCGCGTTATCCAGACGTGGGTCGCGGGCCACAAGGTGTTCGACAAGGGCCAGGTCGGCCAGAGCAAGGAGTCGCGGTGA
- the lepA gene encoding translation elongation factor 4, whose translation MPAENAHIRNFCIIAHIDHGKSTLADRLLDKTGTLTKREAQAQFLDNMAIERERGITIKAQSVRMNYTAKDGKQYVLNLIDTPGHVDFAYEVSRSLAACEGALLVVDATQGVEAQTLSNVYMALDHNLEIIPVINKIDLPSADVDRTRAEIEDVIGIDASVAVPCSAKEGIGIQDILESVVQNVPPPSGSADAPLKALIFDSWYDNYRGVVTLVRVLEGTLKLKQKIKLFSNNKVFEVQELGVFSPFSRPVPQLIAGEVGVLVANVKELQDAKVGDTVTEESRPTAEPFPGFQEVKPMVFSGIFPVDSADYENLRDALAKLVLNDSAFTYEPESSTALGFGFRCGYLGLLHMEIVQERLEREYNLNLITTAPSVVYRITTSKGETLLVDNPAKLPPVQHIEKFEEPILTCHIHVPNDHLGAILKLCQERRGVQKDMKYLGSSGQRVQVTYEMPLAEVVFDFFDKLKSVSRGYASLDYELAGYIESDLARLDILINGDPVDALSVIVHRERAYLRGREVCQKLKEVIPKQMYEVAIQAAIGAKIISRETISAIRKNVLAKCYGGDISRKRKLLEKQKEGKKRMKQVGTVEIPQEAFLAVLKSEQ comes from the coding sequence ATGCCGGCTGAAAACGCGCATATCCGCAACTTCTGCATCATCGCCCATATCGACCATGGAAAGTCGACGCTGGCGGATCGTCTCCTCGACAAGACGGGGACTCTGACCAAGCGCGAGGCGCAAGCCCAGTTCCTCGACAACATGGCCATCGAGCGCGAACGGGGCATCACCATCAAGGCCCAGTCCGTGCGGATGAACTACACCGCGAAGGACGGCAAGCAGTACGTCCTCAACCTCATCGACACGCCGGGACACGTCGACTTCGCCTACGAGGTCAGCCGCAGCCTGGCCGCGTGCGAAGGCGCGCTCCTGGTCGTGGATGCGACGCAGGGCGTGGAGGCCCAGACGCTGTCCAACGTCTACATGGCGTTGGACCACAACCTGGAAATCATCCCGGTCATCAACAAGATCGACCTGCCGAGCGCGGACGTGGATCGCACGCGCGCGGAGATTGAAGACGTCATCGGCATCGATGCGTCCGTCGCCGTGCCGTGCTCCGCCAAGGAGGGCATCGGCATCCAGGACATCCTGGAGTCCGTCGTGCAGAACGTGCCGCCTCCGAGCGGCTCCGCGGACGCGCCGCTCAAGGCGCTGATCTTCGACTCCTGGTACGACAACTACCGGGGCGTGGTGACGCTGGTGCGCGTGCTGGAAGGCACGCTCAAGCTGAAGCAGAAGATCAAGCTGTTCAGCAACAACAAGGTCTTCGAGGTCCAGGAGCTGGGCGTGTTCAGCCCGTTCTCCCGCCCGGTGCCGCAGCTCATCGCGGGCGAGGTGGGCGTGCTCGTGGCCAACGTGAAGGAGCTGCAGGACGCCAAGGTCGGTGACACCGTCACCGAAGAGTCGCGTCCCACGGCCGAGCCGTTCCCGGGCTTCCAGGAAGTGAAGCCCATGGTGTTCTCCGGCATCTTCCCGGTGGACTCCGCGGACTACGAGAACCTGCGCGACGCGTTGGCGAAGCTGGTGCTCAACGACTCGGCGTTCACCTATGAGCCGGAGTCGTCCACCGCGCTGGGCTTCGGCTTCCGCTGCGGCTACCTGGGCCTGCTGCACATGGAGATCGTTCAGGAGCGCCTGGAGCGCGAGTACAACCTGAACCTCATCACCACCGCGCCCAGCGTGGTGTACCGCATCACCACCAGCAAGGGTGAAACGCTGCTGGTGGACAACCCGGCCAAGCTGCCGCCGGTTCAGCACATCGAGAAGTTCGAGGAGCCCATCCTCACCTGCCACATCCACGTCCCCAACGACCACCTGGGCGCCATCCTCAAGCTGTGCCAGGAGCGCCGCGGTGTGCAGAAGGACATGAAGTACCTGGGCAGCAGCGGCCAGCGCGTGCAGGTCACCTACGAGATGCCGCTGGCGGAGGTCGTGTTCGACTTCTTCGACAAGCTCAAGAGCGTCTCGCGCGGCTACGCCAGCCTCGACTACGAGCTGGCGGGCTACATCGAGTCCGACCTGGCCCGGCTGGACATCCTCATCAACGGGGACCCGGTGGACGCCCTCAGCGTCATCGTGCACCGCGAGCGCGCCTACCTGCGCGGCCGCGAGGTGTGCCAGAAGCTGAAGGAGGTCATCCCGAAGCAGATGTACGAGGTCGCCATCCAGGCGGCGATTGGCGCGAAGATCATCTCGCGTGAGACCATCTCCGCCATCCGGAAGAACGTGCTCGCCAAGTGCTACGGTGGTGACATCAGCCGCAAGCGCAAGCTCCTGGAGAAGCAAAAGGAGGGCAAGAAGCGCATGAAGCAGGTCGGAACGGTGGAGATTCCGCAGGAAGCCTTCCTCGCGGTCCTCAAGTCGGAGCAGTAG
- the lepB gene encoding signal peptidase I, producing the protein MNAAMPSATPPAKLSEAMAARRTPEMLRARNVLVWRERLTSLWAPLIILALLYVPYTVIIEYSRASAVWAQPVMKGLGLLLVLYFVALLVWRNVSPKEKALRGVRHDANELLEENERILRKPGVSAKVAGPVLDRIAEQALRVEQASAAGDAEQLRTEVKGLEALTAQHLGAFRKQSAMDFLGGFGKALLVALVFRTFIVEPYRIPSGSMLPTLEIGDQVFVNKFIYGVRVPFLNFVPFVIVRPPERGDVIVFNNPVNESVDYIKRVVGVPGDVVEFINGVVHINGQPQKRELVSNEFTVHNITDDGRWYDQQETLYEENLSGVAHAALQTLPRMPRREGPYEVPPGHVFAVGDNRDNSADSRHGLGVTGYGKAEYVPYGHIKGKAMVVWLSLGYHGLLHGLFGGTGLRVDRFFEPVR; encoded by the coding sequence ATGAACGCGGCCATGCCTTCCGCCACCCCTCCCGCGAAGCTCTCCGAGGCGATGGCGGCCCGCCGCACGCCGGAGATGCTTCGCGCCCGCAATGTGCTGGTGTGGCGCGAGCGCCTCACCAGCCTCTGGGCTCCGTTGATCATCCTGGCGCTGCTGTACGTGCCGTACACGGTGATCATCGAGTACTCGCGCGCGTCCGCCGTGTGGGCCCAGCCGGTGATGAAGGGGCTGGGGCTGCTGCTGGTCCTCTACTTCGTGGCCCTGCTGGTGTGGCGCAACGTCTCCCCCAAGGAGAAGGCGCTGCGCGGCGTGCGCCATGATGCGAACGAGCTGCTGGAGGAGAACGAGCGCATCCTCCGCAAGCCCGGCGTGAGCGCGAAGGTGGCGGGGCCGGTGCTGGACCGCATCGCCGAGCAGGCGCTGCGCGTGGAGCAGGCCTCCGCCGCGGGTGACGCGGAGCAACTGCGCACCGAGGTGAAGGGCCTGGAGGCGTTGACCGCGCAGCATCTGGGCGCGTTCCGCAAGCAGTCCGCCATGGACTTCCTGGGCGGGTTCGGCAAGGCGCTGCTGGTGGCGCTGGTGTTCCGCACCTTCATCGTGGAGCCGTACCGAATCCCCTCCGGCTCCATGCTCCCCACGCTGGAGATTGGCGACCAGGTCTTCGTCAACAAGTTCATCTACGGCGTGCGCGTCCCGTTCCTCAACTTCGTGCCGTTCGTCATCGTCCGGCCGCCGGAGCGTGGAGACGTCATCGTCTTCAACAACCCGGTGAACGAGTCGGTGGACTACATCAAGCGCGTGGTCGGCGTGCCGGGCGACGTGGTGGAATTCATCAACGGCGTCGTCCACATCAACGGCCAGCCGCAGAAGCGCGAGCTCGTCTCCAACGAGTTCACCGTCCACAACATCACCGACGACGGGCGCTGGTACGACCAGCAGGAGACCCTCTACGAGGAGAACCTGTCCGGCGTGGCGCACGCCGCGTTGCAGACGCTGCCGCGCATGCCGCGCCGGGAAGGCCCCTACGAGGTTCCTCCGGGCCACGTCTTCGCCGTGGGTGACAACCGGGACAACAGCGCGGACAGCCGCCACGGCCTGGGAGTCACGGGGTACGGCAAGGCGGAGTACGTCCCCTACGGCCACATCAAGGGCAAGGCCATGGTGGTGTGGCTGTCGCTGGGCTATCACGGGCTGCTGCACGGCCTGTTCGGTGGCACCGGCCTCCGCGTGGATCGGTTCTTCGAACCGGTCCGTTGA
- the pyk gene encoding pyruvate kinase — translation MRKAKIICTLGPASDTPEVIEGLIRAGMNMARLNFSHGTHEEHRRRVETIRKVAKRLGTPVAILQDIQGPKIRLGRFDGGQLLVKQGQSVTVTTRNVLGQDGVIPTPIKSLVKDVAKGHEILLDDGRVRLRVLRVHGQDVQCRVEVGGVLKNHKGLNLPGSPMSVPTITRKDAVDLAFGQEVGVDYVALSFVRTPEDIKKARAHVAKLKTPLIAKIEKPQAVERVEEIAAVADGIMVARGDLGVEMPLERLPAIQKHMVSAVNRMGGLVIVATEMLESMVANARPTRAEVSDVANAILDGADAVMLSGETAAGKYPVEAASTMACIVEETERGVVKHQHHSPFERSEDLGTGVAAAAVAAATQLGIGTIVAYTESGHTARLISEFRPHARIIALTPSETAVNRMALYWGVTGMQVARVSTTDAMLTQVRQLCRKEKLCAPGTPVVVVAGVPLNVPGNTNLMSIHRI, via the coding sequence ATGCGCAAGGCGAAAATCATCTGCACCCTGGGCCCCGCTTCGGACACGCCCGAGGTCATCGAAGGGCTCATCCGCGCGGGCATGAACATGGCGCGGTTGAACTTCTCGCACGGCACGCACGAGGAGCACCGCCGCCGAGTGGAAACCATCCGCAAGGTCGCGAAGCGCCTGGGCACGCCGGTGGCCATCCTCCAGGACATCCAGGGGCCGAAGATCCGCCTGGGCCGCTTCGACGGGGGGCAACTGCTGGTGAAGCAGGGCCAGTCCGTCACGGTGACGACGCGCAACGTCCTGGGCCAGGACGGCGTCATCCCCACCCCCATCAAGTCGCTGGTGAAGGACGTGGCCAAGGGCCACGAAATCCTCCTGGACGACGGGCGCGTGCGGCTGCGGGTGCTGCGCGTCCACGGGCAGGACGTGCAGTGCCGCGTGGAGGTGGGCGGCGTGCTCAAGAATCACAAGGGCCTCAACCTGCCCGGCTCGCCCATGTCGGTGCCCACGATTACGCGCAAGGACGCGGTGGACCTGGCCTTTGGGCAGGAGGTGGGCGTGGACTACGTGGCGCTGTCCTTCGTCCGCACGCCCGAGGACATCAAGAAGGCGCGCGCGCACGTGGCGAAGCTGAAGACGCCCCTCATCGCGAAGATTGAAAAGCCCCAGGCGGTGGAGCGCGTGGAAGAGATTGCCGCCGTGGCGGACGGCATCATGGTGGCGCGTGGCGACCTGGGCGTGGAGATGCCCCTGGAGCGCCTGCCGGCCATCCAGAAGCACATGGTGAGCGCGGTGAACCGCATGGGCGGGCTCGTCATCGTCGCCACGGAGATGCTGGAGAGCATGGTGGCCAATGCGCGCCCCACCCGCGCCGAGGTGTCCGACGTGGCCAACGCCATCCTCGACGGCGCGGACGCCGTCATGCTGTCGGGCGAGACGGCCGCGGGCAAGTACCCCGTCGAAGCGGCGTCCACCATGGCGTGCATCGTGGAGGAGACGGAGCGCGGCGTGGTGAAGCACCAGCACCACTCCCCCTTCGAGCGCTCCGAGGACCTGGGCACCGGCGTGGCCGCGGCGGCCGTGGCGGCGGCGACGCAACTGGGCATTGGCACCATCGTCGCCTACACGGAGAGCGGCCACACCGCGCGCCTCATCTCCGAGTTCCGGCCCCACGCGCGCATCATCGCCCTCACGCCGAGCGAGACGGCCGTGAATCGCATGGCGCTCTACTGGGGCGTGACGGGCATGCAGGTGGCGCGCGTGTCCACCACGGACGCCATGCTCACCCAGGTGCGTCAGCTGTGCCGGAAGGAGAAGCTCTGCGCGCCCGGCACGCCCGTCGTGGTGGTGGCCGGTGTCCCGCTCAACGTCCCGGGCAACACCAACCTGATGAGCATCCACCGCATCTGA